A portion of the Adhaeribacter radiodurans genome contains these proteins:
- a CDS encoding dihydrodipicolinate synthase family protein yields MKTYELKPEIKTLLHEGTVIPAHPLALTQEKKLDEERQRGLTRYYLASGAGGIAVGVHSTQFEIRDPKVNLYETVLRLAAEEVAAAQLNRPIIKVAGLVGPTEQALKEAQIAVKHGYDLGLLSMGGLQGWTEEQILERVKAVADIIPVFGFYLQPGVGGRIFSYDFWYAFAQISNVHAIKVAAFNRYQTLDVVRAVCSSNRRKEIALYTGNDDNIIADLLTTYRFRVAGEILEKDFVGGLLGHWAVWTKKAVELLTEVKTVKQQAGVGLAELLTKNIAVIDMNAAIFDPAHHFQGCIPGIHEVLRRQGLLAGTWCLNPDEELSPCQMEEIERVCAAYPDLVDDEFVKELLSGEVGVSQA; encoded by the coding sequence ATGAAAACATACGAATTAAAACCCGAGATAAAAACTTTATTGCACGAGGGCACGGTTATTCCGGCGCATCCTTTAGCCTTAACGCAGGAAAAGAAATTAGACGAAGAACGCCAACGTGGACTCACCCGTTACTACCTGGCAAGTGGTGCCGGTGGAATAGCCGTAGGGGTTCATTCTACCCAATTCGAAATCCGGGACCCGAAGGTAAATCTGTACGAAACGGTACTGCGCCTGGCCGCCGAAGAAGTGGCAGCTGCCCAATTAAATCGACCTATTATAAAAGTTGCCGGATTAGTAGGCCCAACTGAACAAGCCCTGAAAGAAGCGCAAATAGCCGTTAAGCATGGTTATGATTTAGGTTTATTGAGCATGGGTGGTTTACAAGGCTGGACCGAAGAGCAAATTTTGGAGCGGGTGAAAGCAGTAGCAGATATTATTCCGGTATTTGGGTTTTACTTGCAGCCTGGTGTCGGCGGCAGGATTTTTAGTTATGATTTCTGGTATGCCTTTGCTCAAATTTCAAATGTACATGCCATTAAAGTAGCAGCTTTTAACCGGTACCAGACTTTAGATGTGGTGCGGGCCGTTTGCTCTTCCAATCGCCGGAAGGAAATTGCTTTGTATACCGGCAACGATGATAACATTATCGCTGATTTGCTAACTACTTATCGTTTTAGAGTAGCAGGTGAAATTCTAGAAAAAGATTTCGTGGGTGGCTTATTAGGCCATTGGGCCGTTTGGACCAAAAAAGCAGTTGAATTGCTGACCGAAGTAAAAACAGTTAAGCAGCAGGCAGGAGTAGGATTAGCAGAGTTGTTAACCAAGAATATTGCCGTAATTGATATGAATGCCGCCATTTTTGATCCGGCGCATCATTTTCAAGGTTGTATACCGGGTATTCACGAAGTTCTACGCCGCCAAGGTTTATTAGCCGGCACTTGGTGCTTAAATCCGGATGAAGAATTATCGCCCTGTCAAATGGAAGAAATTGAGCGGGTATGTGCCGCATACCCTGACCTGGTGGACGATGAATTTGTTAAGGAACTACTCTCCGGAGAAGTAGGAGTAAGCCAAGCATAA
- a CDS encoding enolase C-terminal domain-like protein, protein MNRRDFVKLTSALITANTIPLETFASPIKYALKTIQVTRTDSNFEREKLVRPFGFKGGYLTELWQTITKLETASGNSGIGLATQSVLYADADLFAAHSEAGGNALKYALTEQALQLVKQTPFSTPVELIQKIFPEAMRLGKQITGKQDLSPIFTYIALVSLDNAAWVLYTAENKFKNFDEMVPEPYKKALSARSNKIAIMYQVPYGMPTNDLKAAAQEGYFVFKIKSGAPGSQAEMLQKDMERLTLIHATLKNLRTDHTPNGKLIYTIDPNARYEKKETFQRYLDHAKKIGAFEQILFAEEPLNEKNDENVKDLGIAIAGDESVHDEASAIRRLEQGYGALVLKGIAKTLSFSMKVAKLAQERGVPCLCADLTVNPILVDWHKNLAARVTPFPGINMGLMETNGNMNYQNWKTMMGYNPAANASWNKVNNGVFELGKDFYDQSSGILQPSLHYQQVFTKTP, encoded by the coding sequence ATGAACAGACGCGATTTTGTAAAGTTAACTAGTGCCTTGATAACCGCTAATACTATTCCTTTGGAAACATTTGCCAGCCCAATTAAATACGCTCTCAAAACAATACAAGTTACCCGTACCGATTCTAATTTTGAGCGTGAAAAATTGGTGCGCCCATTTGGTTTTAAAGGGGGGTATTTAACTGAGCTATGGCAAACAATAACGAAACTGGAAACAGCTTCGGGTAATAGCGGCATTGGCTTGGCTACCCAGAGCGTTTTATACGCCGATGCCGATTTATTTGCTGCTCATTCCGAGGCTGGCGGCAATGCTTTAAAATATGCTTTAACCGAACAAGCCTTACAATTGGTAAAGCAAACCCCTTTTTCAACACCGGTAGAACTAATCCAAAAGATATTTCCGGAAGCGATGCGGTTAGGTAAACAGATAACCGGCAAGCAAGATTTAAGCCCTATTTTTACTTATATCGCTTTGGTAAGTCTGGACAATGCGGCCTGGGTTTTGTATACGGCGGAAAATAAATTTAAAAATTTCGATGAGATGGTTCCGGAGCCTTATAAAAAGGCTTTATCGGCGCGCAGCAACAAAATAGCCATTATGTACCAGGTGCCCTATGGTATGCCCACGAACGATTTGAAAGCGGCGGCTCAGGAAGGTTATTTTGTCTTTAAAATAAAAAGTGGTGCACCGGGTTCTCAAGCCGAAATGTTACAAAAAGACATGGAACGTCTTACTTTAATTCATGCTACTTTAAAGAATCTCCGGACCGATCATACGCCTAATGGTAAACTAATTTACACCATCGATCCCAATGCGCGCTATGAGAAAAAGGAAACGTTTCAACGTTACCTCGATCATGCTAAAAAAATAGGCGCATTCGAACAAATCTTATTTGCCGAAGAACCGCTAAATGAAAAAAACGATGAAAATGTAAAAGACCTGGGTATTGCCATTGCCGGCGATGAAAGTGTTCACGACGAAGCCAGCGCTATTAGAAGGTTGGAGCAAGGTTACGGTGCTTTGGTTTTGAAAGGAATAGCTAAAACTTTAAGTTTTTCGATGAAAGTAGCCAAACTCGCTCAAGAACGGGGTGTGCCATGCCTGTGTGCCGATTTAACGGTAAACCCCATTTTAGTAGATTGGCATAAGAACCTGGCGGCGCGGGTTACTCCTTTTCCGGGTATAAACATGGGGTTAATGGAAACCAACGGTAACATGAATTACCAAAACTGGAAAACCATGATGGGGTATAACCCAGCGGCAAATGCTTCCTGGAACAAAGTGAACAATGGCGTATTTGAGTTAGGTAAGGATTTTTACGACCAAAGCAGCGGTATTCTTCAGCCCTCTCTTCATTATCAGCAGGTATTTACTAAAACTCCGTGA
- a CDS encoding acyltransferase family protein — protein sequence MKNQSLLHSWSSSAKQLVQPQRSSDVKAKYPAPSTLPFSNDKKANRLLSIDALRGFDMLLIAGGGTFLVLMKDKTGLSWINWIADQLTHPAWHGFTFYDFIFPLFLFLAGVSLPFSLNKGLEMGMNKSDLYRKAFWRMVILIVLGILDKNAPFPFFEPSQIRLGSVLGRIGLAGFVTTLLYLNYSWQKRLTVVGIILILYYAALFLIPVPGYGAGNLTFEGNLVGWIDRTFLPGRLLQKTYDELGLPTQFPAICLTILGAMAGDILRTTWSENRKVITLLLVGIAGIIFGLLWDLHFPINKHLWSSSFICLTAGMAFIFLAGFYLIIDVLKFRKWAFFFMVIGMNSLTVYLSYRFIDFMHTSKLLFGGLYAPPPEPWHEVYQAFGAMLLVWFFLYFLYRNKIFLKV from the coding sequence ATGAAAAATCAATCTTTGCTCCATTCCTGGTCTTCTTCCGCGAAGCAATTGGTTCAACCCCAACGTTCATCGGATGTAAAAGCGAAGTATCCTGCCCCATCCACTCTACCTTTCAGTAACGACAAAAAAGCAAATCGCTTACTTTCGATTGATGCGCTACGAGGTTTTGATATGTTGTTGATTGCCGGCGGTGGTACCTTTCTGGTGTTAATGAAAGATAAAACCGGATTGTCTTGGATAAATTGGATAGCCGATCAATTAACCCATCCGGCTTGGCACGGATTTACTTTTTACGACTTTATTTTTCCTTTATTTCTATTTCTGGCCGGCGTGTCGTTGCCTTTTTCCCTGAACAAGGGCTTGGAAATGGGAATGAACAAATCAGATTTATACCGCAAGGCTTTCTGGCGGATGGTAATTTTAATTGTCTTGGGTATTTTAGATAAAAATGCACCTTTTCCTTTTTTCGAACCTTCGCAAATAAGACTTGGTAGTGTTTTAGGGCGAATTGGTTTAGCTGGTTTTGTTACCACTTTACTGTATCTAAATTATTCCTGGCAAAAGCGTTTAACTGTTGTAGGTATCATACTAATTTTATACTATGCCGCTCTCTTTCTTATTCCTGTGCCCGGTTATGGTGCCGGTAACCTGACTTTTGAAGGAAACCTGGTAGGCTGGATCGATCGTACTTTCTTACCCGGCCGGTTATTGCAAAAGACTTACGATGAATTAGGCCTCCCAACCCAATTTCCGGCTATTTGTCTTACTATATTAGGGGCTATGGCTGGCGATATTTTACGAACCACCTGGTCAGAAAACCGAAAAGTAATTACGCTTTTGCTGGTTGGTATTGCCGGAATTATTTTTGGTCTTCTCTGGGACTTGCATTTCCCGATTAACAAACACCTTTGGTCCAGCTCTTTTATTTGCTTAACAGCAGGCATGGCTTTTATTTTTCTGGCCGGTTTTTATTTAATTATTGATGTCCTTAAGTTCCGAAAATGGGCTTTCTTCTTTATGGTAATCGGGATGAATTCCCTTACCGTGTACCTGTCTTACCGGTTCATTGATTTTATGCATACTTCAAAACTGCTTTTTGGCGGTTTATATGCACCTCCTCCAGAACCCTGGCACGAGGTTTACCAGGCTTTTGGGGCTATGTTACTCGTGTGGTTCTTCCTGTATTTTCTATATCGGAATAAAATATTCTTGAAAGTTTAA